The nucleotide sequence TGCGGTTGCCTGCGAGCTGGTGCAGGTTGGCCCCCAGGGTCTGGAGGGTCCGCGCGGCGCCGTCGAGGTCCATGCGCCTGCGGCTGGGGTCGGTCTGCTTGTCGATCAGCCACTGCATGTCCTGGGCGAGATTCTCGTGTCCGACGACGACGGCCTCTCTGAAGAGGCTGTTGCCGCCGGCGTGCTGCAGGTGGGCGTGCGTGTTGATGACGTACGCCCAGTCGGTGCGTCCGAACTGGCGCTCGATCCGCTCCTTGATCGGCGCCATGATGCGAGGCGATATCTCCGTGTCGATGATGACCAGGCCCTTCTCCGACCGGATCGCGGTGAGGTTGCACCGGCCGGTCCCGACCCACCAGGCCAGGAGCACGCGTTGGCTGAGCGGCTCGATGCGAACGTAGTCGGCCGGATCGCGCCCGGCGCCGGCGGCCAGCAGCGGCAACAGCAATACGATCGAGATCGTCCTGAGCATCCTGACTCTCCATAAATGCCGGGATGTGGTTCGACCCGGCCGATTCTTGTGGTCTGCTGTAGGGACCGTCATTCTGGAAGACGGCCGGAACCATCCCGCGTTACGCGAAAACCAGTCGGCCGAACCCAGGGCGGATTCAGGCGTATTCACAGGGGAACACTATGCAATTATGTGGCCGCTGATGAGACAATTGACGAAAGGATGACCGATGACTATGCGGATTGGCATTGTGATACTGTCCATGTTGGTGCTGGCCGGCTGCGGCAAGAGGGATGACGACACTCAGGCGAACCAGCCGGGCAATCCAAACCCTGCGATGTTGGAGGCGGCGGGAGCAGTCGCCGCGGCCGTTCCCACGAAGCTGGGCGACGCGGCGTATCCGTTGACCGGGCTGACCTGGGTCAAGGGCGATCCGGTGACGATCACGCCGGGCACGGTTTATGTGGTGGAATTCTGGGCGACGTGGTGCCCGCCATGCGTCAAGAGCATTCCTCACCTGACGGAACTACAGGCCAAGTACGGCGATCGCGTCGTGTTCGTCGGCGTTTCGAATGAGGACGTCGCCACAGTCCGGCCGTTTGTGGCCGCCAAGGGCGATCAGATGGACTATGCGGTGGCCGTCGATCCGGCAGGCAACGTCGTCGACGGCTATATGACGGCCTTCCAGCAACGTACGATTCCCGCCGCCTTCATCGTCGACACCGAAGGCCGGATCATCTGGCGCGGCAATCCGTTGGTCGATCTCGAAGCTGTGCTCGATCGCGTCCTGGCCGGCACGTATACACTTCCCGGCTGAGCGACCGGGACAATTACCGGACCGTTCACCCCATCCCATTGACGATACCGCACCGATCCACGGCTGCGGCGCCGTGAGGTGTATGTCTGCCCCGGCACCGGCGGTCAGTCAAGTGATCATTCATCCGAGCAATTTCCGCTGTCGGCATAGGTGAATTGCCCATGAAAAGTGGATTATGCCTGTTGGGTCACCCCGGTGAAATGACGATAGTGTTAAAAGGAGCAGGGGTGGTGTGGAACGAGCCGGCAGACAGACCGTGGCTTGGAGCATGCCGAGCGGCGGGCTGGATCACCGCAAACCAGATGTGAGAGATCGGCTGTTGTGCTTGACGGGGCCAGGCAGTCCGTGCGATTGTTTGGAGGGAAGAATTGCCATGAATGGGAGGCGGTCCGTTGATCTTGCCGCTATGGTTGCGGTGTTGCTTGCGGCTCTGTTGCACGTGCAGGCAGCCCGGGCGCAGTCGGATGCGGCGGGCGCCGAACGCCGGCTCGTGCTGCGTGTCGTCGGGCCCGACGGCGTCCCGGTCGCCGGGGCCAAGGTGGGTACCGGTCTGAACGTCTTCGAGCAGAGCCAGGGCCATCCCCCGCAGACAATCGTGATGTGGCTGCGCGGGGAGAAACGATCGTGGCCCTTCCGTTCGGACGCCGAGGGGCAGATCACACTGGTCGGCGAGGATGCGGAGCATCGGAACTTCTATGCCCTGTCCGAGTCGCGTGGGTGGGTCGGCTACAAACAGGTGCTCGAGGGCAGCACGGGCAGCCGGGTGGACGTTCGCATGGAGCCGGCGTGTCGAGTGCATGGGCGGCTGACCAGCAGCGGCATGGACCGGCTGGGGCATCCGCTTCGCAAGACCGTCGTCTTCCTCTACGATTCGCGGGACCGCCTGATGATGTACTTCGTCTCGGAGCAGGCCCGTTACGAATTCCTGGTGCCGGGCGGCCGTTATGAGCTGGAGTGCTCTGGTGAAGGACCGGCCGGCATCGAGACCCGGCGGCTGCGCTGGCCGGTGTTGATCGAGGCCGGTCGGGAAGACTTCGACGCCGGCCTTGTCGATCTCGAGCCGACCCGCCTGGCCGAAATGCACGGCACCCCGGCCCCTCCACTGGACGCCATCACCCAGTGGCGAGGAACCCAACGAGCCGACCTGAGGCGGCTGGCCGGAAACGTCGTGGTCCTGGTGTTCTGGGGCAGTTGGAGCCGGCCTTGCCTCAAAACGATGCCGCAACTGATGCAACTGCACGATCTGTGGGCCGAGCAGGGAGTCGTCATCATCGGGATACACGACAACTCGGTGACGACCGTGGCCGAGTTGGACACGAAGCTGGTCGAAGCACACCACCTCTATTGGGGCCGTCTGGACCTGCCGTTCCCCGTCGGGATCGACCAGGGGCCGGGCTGGGGAGCCGTGCACCAAGCGTACGGCATCGATCAGTGGCCGGCGGTCGTGGTGATCGATCCTCTGGGCAACATTGCGGGCACATTCAGTCCCTGGGGAGCGCTCCAGGACGAACTGTCGCGTCTGCTCTCCCAGAGATAGACATCTCCCACACGACCTCTTAGAGTGGACCGCGTCCTCTGCCGGGGCCTCTTCCCGGACCGCCGGGACGACCACCGCCGGGCCGTCCACCAGGTCTGCCGCCTGGGCGGCCACCGCCGGGTCTTCCGCCAGGTCGGCCGCCACCGCCACCGGGGCGCCGCTCGCCGAATCCGGTCGAGGCGGCGCGACTGCGGCCCGGCTCGACTTTGAGGGTTTCACCTTGCAGGTCGTGACCGTTCATCTCCTGCACGGCCGCCTTGGCCTGATCCTCGTTGGGCATGGTGACGAAGCCGAACCCACGGGATTCGCGGGTGACTCCGTCCCGAACGATCTTCACGGATGCGACTTCGCCCAAGGCGGCAAATGCCTCGCGCAGTTCATCTTCTGTGACGCTGGTGGCCAGATTCCCCACGTAGATGTTCATGTACCTGTCCTTTCTGGTGACCCACAAGAACCCATTTGGGGGCATTCCGGCCGACGGTGGCCTTTGGCGAAACTGCTGCTTTCTGTACAAGGGATGCCCATCTTCGTTCGGCGAGATATACCACGAAATGGAGGATATGGAAAGGGATATCTCGGTTTTTTCGCGTCGGCGTCCATTCCGCTCCGGCCGGTCAGGCTCGCTTGCGCAGCGTCACCTCGGGTCCTCGCAGGTAGAACGGCACAAGTGTCAGCGGGTCGGAGAATCGGTCGGACGCCGCTTTCTGACGGCCGAGCAGCAGGACGCCGGTCGCCTGCGGGCTCCAAAGGGCGGGATCGAGAATCTGGATTCCCTCGACCTCGAATTGGCTTCGGTGGTGCAGCAGACCGTCCCCGGCGACGAGAATCGGTTCGTCTGGATTCGCGAAGCGGTCCCGGAGATCCGCTGCCGACAGCAGGCAATCCGGCAGCGTCTTGCGCCAGTCTCCATCGGCGGGGGCGGGAATGCGGTAGCCGGGGCCGTCGGGTGTCGGCTCGGATGCGGGCCCGTGGATGTCGCGGCTGTACTCGTAGACCGCCGTGAAGAACTGGCCCCGTTTGGCATCGAGGACCGTCGCCAGACGACGCGGGGCCGGGGAATCTTCGGAATTCCATTGAAACGCCGTCGCTGAGGGTACGTCTTTGGCGTTGGCGGCGATCACATCGAGGCAGTCGACTGCGACGATTCGCACGCCGCCTGCCAGATGCATTGCCTTGGCCGCTGCGACCGCGATGCGCAGCCCCGTGAAGCTGCCGGGACCGGCCGAGATGTGCACCTGGCGCAGATCCGACGGACCGTAGCCCGCTCGGCTCAGCAGCCCGGCAATGGCGCCGAAGATCTCGGCGCTATGCCGCAGGGGGGCCGAAAACGTGGCTTGGCCGAGCAGTTCGGCGCCCAGCGCCAGTGCGACCGAGCCCACACGGCTCGACGTTTCTATGGCCAGAATGAGCGGTTGGAGAGCACGGTTTGGTTCGTTCGTATTGCGTATTTGGTTCATCATGTTCATGTTGCCCACAGTCCCCCACTTTTCGTGTCGGCCAATTTGGCGGCCGCCGGTCCAAACCTGCGGGTTCTGCCTGCGCAAGACCGGATTTTATCGGCCAAAGAGACTGGGGGGCAATTTTTCCCTTGCAAAAAATTGGCTATTTTAATAGATTACAGGTGTCATTTTGGCCTATATCCTTCAACTGGAGGTTTGAATAACCAACGATTGTAGCAGGTTTTCCGTAAGAGGGTGATGTTTTTACAGGCAGGAGGTTAGGTTTTGGACAGGCCAAGTGTATTCGCTAAGTCTCTGCGGGGGGGGTCCGTGTCAATCGTCCTGGCATCGGTCTTGCTTTCCGTGACGGTTTTCGCCCAGGTGGGCCCATCGCAGAGCGGACAAGGCAGCGATGACGCCATGATGCGCCAGTTGGTGCAGTACTTCATGCGCGTCGGGACCGAGCAATACGAACGAGGCTACTACATCGAAGCCGAGAAGACCTTCCAAATGGCCCAGGGGTACGGGGAGTTTCTGGAACCACTGGAACGTCGCAAGCTGGATTCGATGTTGGAGAGATCCGGCCTGGCCGCCATCGAGCGCAAGCGTGCCCTCGCAGCCAAGGAAGCGGGCGAGCAACTGCTGGCCGGCGGCCAGACGGCTGCGGCGCGCGAGAGCCTGGCCGGCCTGAAGGACAGCGAGTTCCTGACCGAGCGGGAGCGTGCGGAGATTGCCGCATCGCTTCGGCAGATGGCGGCGGCTCCTGTCAGGGCCGCGGCCCCGGCGCGCGCACCTGATGCGCCGGCGGACCCTGCCGCCGAACAGCCCGCCGAGGCGCAGCCCGGCGAGGCCCTCGACCGGTTCAAGACCCGAATCGCCGATCTGTACTACGAGAGCGTCAAGGCGTATCACGCCGGTGACTTCGACACGGCCAGGGCCGGGTTCGCGCAGGCCCTGGACAGCGGTCTGATGCCCGCGCCGATGGTACAGACGATTCAGGGGTATCTCCAGGACATGGACGGCGCGGCGCCGAGCGCCGGGACATCGCAGCCGATCACGCTGTCTCATGCGCGATCGTCGGACGCGGTGCGACCGGCTTCCCACGACCTGGCGGGCATGCCGACGGTGTATCCCGCGGCCGGCACGCCGGCGGCGAGGCCCCCGCAGAGCGAGCGGCAGCGCATCGAGCAACTGTACAACCAGAGCTGGGAGCTGTACTCCGAAGGCGAGCTGGAAGCGGCGCGCGAGGGGTTCGTGGAAGTGGCCAAGAGCGGTCTGTTCACCGCGCCGGAAGGCCGGCGACCGGAGGACTACATTGCGACGATCGACAGGCTGCTGGCGGTCTCCCGCAACCTGGCGTCTTCGCCGCAGAGACAGGGCGTCGCGGAGGCGGGGGCGGCCGAGGGGCAGGGCGGCTTCATCGAGGTCATCAATCGGCGAAGAAACATCATTCGAAGTCACATGCAGGCGGTCGTCAACGACGCCGCCGATCGCGCCCAGACGT is from Anaerobaca lacustris and encodes:
- a CDS encoding TlpA family protein disulfide reductase is translated as MTMRIGIVILSMLVLAGCGKRDDDTQANQPGNPNPAMLEAAGAVAAAVPTKLGDAAYPLTGLTWVKGDPVTITPGTVYVVEFWATWCPPCVKSIPHLTELQAKYGDRVVFVGVSNEDVATVRPFVAAKGDQMDYAVAVDPAGNVVDGYMTAFQQRTIPAAFIVDTEGRIIWRGNPLVDLEAVLDRVLAGTYTLPG
- a CDS encoding peroxiredoxin family protein, with the protein product MNGRRSVDLAAMVAVLLAALLHVQAARAQSDAAGAERRLVLRVVGPDGVPVAGAKVGTGLNVFEQSQGHPPQTIVMWLRGEKRSWPFRSDAEGQITLVGEDAEHRNFYALSESRGWVGYKQVLEGSTGSRVDVRMEPACRVHGRLTSSGMDRLGHPLRKTVVFLYDSRDRLMMYFVSEQARYEFLVPGGRYELECSGEGPAGIETRRLRWPVLIEAGREDFDAGLVDLEPTRLAEMHGTPAPPLDAITQWRGTQRADLRRLAGNVVVLVFWGSWSRPCLKTMPQLMQLHDLWAEQGVVIIGIHDNSVTTVAELDTKLVEAHHLYWGRLDLPFPVGIDQGPGWGAVHQAYGIDQWPAVVVIDPLGNIAGTFSPWGALQDELSRLLSQR
- a CDS encoding RNA recognition motif domain-containing protein, producing MNIYVGNLATSVTEDELREAFAALGEVASVKIVRDGVTRESRGFGFVTMPNEDQAKAAVQEMNGHDLQGETLKVEPGRSRAASTGFGERRPGGGGGRPGGRPGGGRPGGRPGGRPGGGRPGGPGRGPGRGRGPL
- the tsaB gene encoding tRNA (adenosine(37)-N6)-threonylcarbamoyltransferase complex dimerization subunit type 1 TsaB, which translates into the protein MNMMNQIRNTNEPNRALQPLILAIETSSRVGSVALALGAELLGQATFSAPLRHSAEIFGAIAGLLSRAGYGPSDLRQVHISAGPGSFTGLRIAVAAAKAMHLAGGVRIVAVDCLDVIAANAKDVPSATAFQWNSEDSPAPRRLATVLDAKRGQFFTAVYEYSRDIHGPASEPTPDGPGYRIPAPADGDWRKTLPDCLLSAADLRDRFANPDEPILVAGDGLLHHRSQFEVEGIQILDPALWSPQATGVLLLGRQKAASDRFSDPLTLVPFYLRGPEVTLRKRA